In Panicum virgatum strain AP13 chromosome 5K, P.virgatum_v5, whole genome shotgun sequence, the genomic window CCTTCGGGGCCATCGATGCCAATTCCAAACACTCTGCATCCCACTAGTTTTCATCACCATTCATCATGGGGATGGGATGATCCATGAGCACATACTCCTTCATATTTTAGACCACATCATGTAGAGTATGCAGCACCAAGAGAACCATCATGTGCAGGGCAGCCGTGCGTTGAGAATGACCGATTTAAGCTAAAGTATCGGTCTAGAGTTCAAGAGAAGAAAAAGGTTGTCAAGCAGATTTATGTAGTGAAAAAGGATGGTTGCAAAGTTACAAGTTCAGATCTGAATACAGTTGCTAAAAAGCCGATTAATGTGTTAAAGACTTCGGCTATTAATGGCAATGAACAGGAAAATTCAGCTGTTGATATTCCAAATACCAAATTTGGGCAAAAGAGGTTAAAGGAGCCGAAAATCAAGAAGAAGGTGCCGCTGTCCAAAGCTCAAGCACAGCCGAGGTATTTACTCGGCTCATCAGGTTGGCAAAAAAAGAAGCTCCAGAGACTTAGTGCCCAGGAGCTGAAAGAAAAAGGCATGGCGTGGGTTCCTAAGGGAAGCATTTAAACTCAAGACGAAGATGATGTTTGCACAGAAAGTGCAATGCAATTAAAAAAGAATAGAAGGTCCAAGAGACGATCTTCAAATATAAGGTTTGCACCAAATCATCAAAATTATTGGTCAGTACATCATCCATTTGATTCACAAATGTCATATACGCCTGTGTATTGGAATTCATCCATGAATATGTTTGGTTATCCCTCGTGCTCTTATTTTGATCATTGGACGCCATGTGGGTCTTTATATTAAGGAGGATTATCACCAAATTGTTATGCCTATTGATTAATTTCAAAAGCCGAAATATTTAGTTCCTGGAGATGGTTTTATTCTGGATTTTATATGTCTCTCTACACTATTTTAGCTATACATATTTTTATGGATAAATTTACCGTGGACGGTAATTTGTATCATCCTTGGCAACACATACGGCCGATGAATATCTTTGATCATCGTCCTAAAGTGTTAAGCTTCCCGATAAGATATCACTTAATTGTTTTAATGCTCGGGGGCAAGGTATTAGTAAAATGAGCATTTTTCCCCTATGGATTTGGTACTTTTTTTTGGATCGGCTTGAAAGAGTTCTCAAGGCACTGGTGCTATTTTTGTTTCATCAAATGATGCTATTTTGAGACGTATAGCCGGTTTAAACATTTTACACCAATATTTAGGCCGAATATGAAGTTTTGTATTCGAGCTAGAAATCTTGTGATCCATAGGTGTGAAATAGGCAAAAGCGTTTGGTGATTCAATATTGATAGGTGCAGCAAGTACTTAAGCTGAACTTATGCTTATTTGGATCACAAAAGGATTATCATGAGAATGTCTAGATGTGATATCTTTCTTTGATGAATTTGTCATTTACCATATACTTAGACATGTTGATAACGGAGCAAATATTTTGACGCATCAAACATCTGGCTATATGATTAGAAAAGATCAATTTCATATCAAAAGACCGATGTTTGTTGATACCAAGCTGCACTCTCTGGACAAACCGGTTCAATCGGTTtttgagaccggtctgaccggatttcATGACCGGTCTGGCTGCTTGTGGAACCGGTTTAACCAATTTTTCCTGTGGAAAACACTAAGTCGGCTATGGTGGCCCAAAATCATAATGCAGCCGAGGTTAGTGTTTGGAGAAAATCTTTTATTGATTATCTACAGAGTTCTAGCTGTATAAAAGTTTGGCATTTTacattcaattatattttgatgatgAGTTATGCCATCAAGATGCCGAAGGTGTTATGTTGGGTTACTTTATGCTAAGTTGAGGAGCATTGCAAAGACCGATTGTTTTCATAATGATTTGGTCGATTTAGGCATATGTGGTGAAGATGGTTCTAGCCATTGCATCAAGTATTCATAGCCGAGGTGGTGTGTACTCGGGCTTGCATCTCACTCATCATGTGCAAATGAAAACAGCAAAGATGATATTGTTATCCTGGTTAGTACCAAGTAACATGGTATGGCGCCAGGATGTTCGTCTATCTGGgcaaaaccggtctgaccggatttggggaccggtctgaccggttttggcTGCTGTGCAGCACGAGGAGTCCGGTCTGACTGGATTTggtgatcggtctgaccggtttttaGCAGATTAGTCCGAATTAGAGTTGTAATTTGATTTTAGGTCGGTTTTTAACATATTTTTGACCTCCCCCGGGTACAGACCTTCCCACCCTATAAGTATAAAGGGCTATGGCCGATTGAGACGCACCCAATCGAACAAAACATTATGCATCTACTTTTTACCTCtaaaccctagtcttttccaatcTCTCTTGCTATCCATCGTGATCTCCACGGCCATTGATGGCGTCCTAAACTCGCTGGTCGTCCTAGGGCACGTCCGGCGATGTTCACGCCTTggcggggtccctcccgggcgagaaTCAATTGAGCATGTTCAACCTAGGCAAAaacgttttttttttgcttgaaaAATTAGTCCATTTCCCCTTAgaataaataatttatttgtcGATAGGAATTCCTACCGTTTGGAGAGGaggaaatatattttttttaatgagAGAAGAGAACTGAGGATTCAGCTTTTTAGATAAAATTCCTATAGTGGCATATAAAGCGGCCCAATCTCAAGAATAGAGCCCATTCCAAACCTGAAACAAAAAGGTCGGGTGGGCCCATCTCAGACGCAACACGGCCCATCAAGTCTCCCGGGCATCACTTGGCGGGAAACGGAACGCTAGTTCCCGCCTTTCCCAAcctttccgccgccgccgcctcccgccattTTACCCTCCCCTTCCCATTCTTCCCATCTCCcacgacctcctcctcctctttgtGCCCACTAGAGCTTGCGTCTCTGCGAACAAGCCATGGCGTCTAACGGCGGCGGTAGCTCCCCACCTCGTAAGATCCATTCGCCATCTCCTCTGAGGACTGCATTCCATTTTATTTCCCCGCAGATTTGTTCCCAAGATTTGGATTCCTGCCGGGGGAAATCTCATCTTTGCCGTTGGTCTTGCAGCCGCGTCGTCGCCGGATGCTCGCCCGTCGAGCCCGCTGCCGGTCACCAACTCCTCCCCTACCCAATCCACCCGCCGGtccggcgggcgccgccgccgcgggtccgCCAGCCCCTATGCCTCGTCCCCCTCCCTCGGGGGGTTCGAGACGCCGCCGCACCCCGGACGCCGGACCCCGTCAGGCGGCGGAGCCGGCGCCGCCCGGCAGCAGCGCCAGAACTGGACTGGGCGGTTCCCGCTGACGCCCTCCACCCCCATGTCCACCGACGACATCCCGCCGTCCTCCGACGCCGGGGAGGACGAGACCGacgggggcggcgcgggcgtcgACGCCACCCCAGTCTTCGTCTGGGGCACCAACATCAGCGTGCAGGACGTCAACGCCGCCATCCTCCGGTTCCTGCGCCACTTTCGGGACCCGCGCGACGCCGGCCGGGTCGACCCTGTGATGGACGAGGGCAAGTACATGCGCGCCATCCACCGCATCCTCGAGCTCCAGGGCGCGGAGTCCCTCGACGTCGACGCGCACGACGTGTTCGACCACGACCCGGACCTCTACAACAAGATGGTGCGCTACCCGCTCGAGGTGCTCGCCATTTTCGACATCGTGCTCATGGACCTCGTCGCACGCATCGAGCCACTCTTCGAGAAGCACATCCAGACCAGAATCTACAACCTCAAGTCGTCAATTTGCTTGAGGAATCTTAATCCATCTGGTAAATTGATTATTACTTTTGGGCTTTGGCCATGGTGTCACTGATCGAAATTCTTTTGTTAAATTGTACTTTGCTTGATCTGTTTTGTGATTCCCTGTTTCTTTTAGATATTGAGAAGATGGTGTCAATAAAGGGTATGATAATTAGATGCAGCTCGGTCATACCAGAGCTCAAGGAAGCTGTGTTCCGCTGCCTAGTTTGTGGTTTCTACTCAGAGCCCGTTATGGTTGATAGAGGTATGATATAATAACGACATGTTGATTGATTCCATACTGAACTGTGATCTCATTTTCAATGAAATTCCTACATTTAATTAATCAACTTCACATGTCTTGGATTTCATGGTGATTTATAAGATAAAAGTAAAAACCTGATAGTGATCAATCCAATTGTCTATGTATGCTTTGTCAGGACTCAGGAATAAATCTCTTATGCAGTTGTTCTGAATTTATTTGACCTTTGCACCCAAAATATGGCAGATCGAAGTAAAGATTCCACTTCAACATATTGTTTCTGTTAGTTTTCCTTTCTGCTGGGCATAATTATTAGTGAGTCACCATGTTCAGAAAGTACTCTTGTAGTTTGGACAATGTTTGGGGTTCTTAGATTGTGTGGTGTGACTAGGTTTTATTGTTTACTCTTCTTGGTGAGTTAATCTGGGCAATATGTTTTCATTGAATAAGAGGAGCTTTGACCTTGAAACAGTAGCTGCTTCTTTCTTAAAAATAAAGTACCTGCTTTGAACATTACTATCCAGAGTATACAAAATTTGTTCAGTACTCCATATTGATAGAAATATGTGCATGTCATATGTAGATAACTTAAATTAGTTAGGTTTTATTGTTCTATCATGAAACTGATATAGCGGTTTTGCTTTCTCAGGGAGAGTAACTGAACCACACATTTGCCAGAAAGAACAATGTAAAGCCACAAATTCTATGACCCTAGTTCACAACCGATGCAGGTAGCTATACTGGTCTTGTTGCCATTTTTTTCTTTGGTAGCATTCTTATCCGATATATTGTCAAATGGATGTAACATTCTTTTTTACATGACTAGATTTGCAGACAAGCAGATAATAAAGTTACAAGAAACACCAGATGAGATACCAGAAGGTGGCACTCCACATACAGTTAGTGTCCTGATGCATGATAAGCTTGTTGATGCTGGAAAGCCTGGAGATAGGGTTGAGGTAAGGATTGGACATAGTGATCAGTACAATAAATCTAGGCATGTGGTTCTTGTATATGCAAATGGTCAATTTAACCCCTTTTTTTATTACAGATCACTGGAATATACAGGGCTATGAGCATTAGGGTTGGTCCTGCTCAAAGGACAGTGAAGTCTATATTCAAGGTTAAAAACAGATCTTTATTGCATTCTCATATTTGAATTCCTTCTGATCACAGTGGCACTCAATCTTGTAGTGAAGTATTATCTTATGGCATTCCTTCTTCATTTGCTGATGGTATTTCTTCATTTAGACGTATATTGATTGCCTTCACATAAAGAAGACAGACAAATCTAGGCTTCATGTGGAGGACAACATGGATATTGACAATGCTGATGCTAACAAGTCTACTAACAAGTCTACTAAAGAGGACTTCCTTAGTGATAAGGTAATTTTTTGTACCTATACCTTTCTTCAATGGCATGCGCTGATTCTTGGtaacatttttcttttctgtgCTGCAGGTTGAGAAACTGAAAGAGCTTTCAAAGTTGCCTGATATCTATGATAGATTGACCAGATCATTGGCTCCAAACATATGGGAGTTGGATGACGTTAAAAGAGGCCTCCTTTGCCAGGTAATTTTATGGAATATTTGGATGTCCTTTTAGGAAGTTTGTGTCATAGCTAAACTTAGCATACTGAAACTGTTATGTGTGCAGCTTTTTGGTGGCAATCCCTTAAGGCTTCCTTCTGGGGCTAGCTTCCGTGGTGACATAAATATTTTACTTGTGGGTGATCCTGGAACAAGTAAATCCCAGCTTCTCCAGTACATGCATAAGCTATCTCCTCGTGGTATCTATACAAGTGGTAGAGGAAGTTCTGCTGTTGGTCTTACTGCTTATGTTACCAAAGATCCTGAGACTGGTGAAACTGTATGTGTGCAACTATTTTTGACATTATTGCTTTGGTCTCCTTTATCTTGTTAAGTTGCACCAGAGACTTCAACCATAACCTGTTTACTTTTCAGGTTCTTGAGAGTGGAGCACTAGTTTTAAGTGATAAAGGTGTTTGCTGTATAGATGAGTTCGATAAGATGTCTGATAATGCCCGAAGCATGTTGCATGAGGTCTGTCTGCTGCAATGTTTACTTACAATTTGCATGCCAAGATAGATTATCCATGTAAGTGAACTCTTGCGGTTATTGTAGGTGATGGAACAACAGACAGTATCCATTGCAAAGGCCGGAATAATTGCATCTTTAAATGCTAGAACTTCTGTCCTGGCATGTGCAAATCCTACCGAATCACGCTACAATCCGAGACTTTCTGTAATCGACAACATCCATCTTGCCCCAACACTTCTTTCAAGGTAAATAATTAGATGCCTGCATGTTTTTTCACGAATATACAGGATGCCTGCATGTTTCGAAGTGAATGAGTGGCATGTATTTGCTTTAACTCTTGGCGCAATTCAATATGCAGGTTTGACCTGATTTATCTTATCTTGGACAAGGCAGATGAGCAAACTGATAGGCGCCTGGCAAAGCATATTGTTTCACTGCATTTTGAGAACCCAAATGTAAACCACCAGACTCAACCTTTATAGCTGAAGCTTCATTTTTTGAGGAAATAGATAGCGATCAACAATTTAACAAATTCAACACTTTTCTTAGCTTATCCTATGTCTTATTAATCATGCATTCATCCTGTTGTGCAGTTAGAAGAGCTTGAGGTTTTGGATTTGCCCACATTAGTTGCCTACATAAGCTATGCAAGGAAGTATATTCAGCCACAGTTATCTGATGAAGCGGCAGAAGAATTGACTCGTGGCTATGTTGAGATGAGGAAAAGAGGGAATACCCCTGGAAGCAGAAAGAAGGTAGCATCTCTGTTCAACTATGCTCTTTGTAGTCTTCTGAGTAGCATTTAAGCCCCTAACACATTGCTGCTTGGTGGATAGGTTATAACTGCAACTGCCAGACAAATAGAGAGCTTGATTCGTCTCAGTGAAGCATTGGCCCGAATGCGATTCTCTGAAGTGGTAATACATTATTTGTAATCCCGGTTACTGTTTAGTTCCATAACAATTTTGGCTCTTGTGACAGATAATTATGTTCTGTTTGTGTACAGGTTGAAGTGCGAGATGTTGTTGAGGCCTTCAGGCTTCTCGAAGTTGCCATGCAGCAGTCTGCGACGGATCATGCAACAGGTCAGCTAACTTGCTTGGCTTTTTCTTCCTGTTCTATTTTCCCTTGTGACCTTTGTTTCTAGTGCTGATGGTATCTTTTATGAATGACAAAAGGGACAATTGATATGGATCTAATCATGACGGGAATATCTGCGAGTGAAAGGCAGCGACGGGAGAACCTCGTTGCAGCAACACGCAACCTTATCATGGAGAAAATGCAGCTTGGAGGCCCCTCAATGCGTATGGCTGAGGTAAAGAAACCTTTTGCTTTGGGTTCCTGCCAGTGCCCTTGTTATCATCATTAGTTGGCCCAGCTGTGAGCTAAGTATTGGTTCTGATTGGTGCGCAGTTGCTGGAAGAAATGAGGAAGCAGAGCTCTATGGAAATTAATCTGCACGATGTAAGTTGAAACTTTATTTTGCAGCACCTCGTATGTTTATATTTCACTGGCTTGACTCATGCTAATGTGTGCATGGAAACTTGCTACAGCTTCGCAGCGCTCTTGGTACTCTGATGACTGAAGGTGCTGTGGTTATCCATGGAGACAATGTGAAGAGGGTTTGATGCTGTTACGCACCATCTGTGGCATTGACGTGGAGATGCTTCTCTAGCTCAATCACTATTTCCTTAACCAACTTTGCTACGGATTTCCATGTGATGAAATGTTGAGCTGAGCTGTGCAGAGTACTAACCTATTTGATCTGAAGTCTAAACTGGTCCTGATTGTGCAACTCCCTAGATAGTGACGCTGCTCGCTGTAGTCATCTCATTTACAATTAATTTTGAAACAGAATGTTCTTGCGATAGCTGAGTACTGAATCAATGTAACTTGTATCATTTGCAAACGGAGCTCAGGTTCAACTGAAACGTATGTAGTGTACGGTTTTTTGGCATTGATGTTAAAGCATAGTTACTGGTACTTCTGACTCGGACTATCGTCTGGACCTAAAATCCTACTGGGGTCTATATGTTTCCGTTGCTAGCACCACGACAACCATAtctgatgaggacatcgctAAGCTGGATACACTTGAGATTTGGTCTTCTACGAGTTGCACGGATCATCCTGTGTAGTATAACCGTAAGAGATTTGGTCTTCTACGAGTTGCACGGATCATCCTGTGTAGTATAACCGTAAGTTGCAAAACTTACGGTCGACACCCCACTCTTGGGTCCAGCAGCCCATACTCTCCTTCATCTGATCCCCCCAGATCCATTCCCGGCCCTCTTTCCTCTTCTCCCGGCGAGTTTGAGGCGGTAGCGGCTGTTCGGATGTGGCTCagcgcggtggcggtggggagCTCTGCTCGCCGCGCGGCACGGCGGTGGGGAGAGCTCCGCTCGCAGCGTGGCAACGCGATCCCCAAGCGCTCGTCCCCCGACGGCGAGCCACCCCCCGAccttgttttttttcatttttttaaaaattttttgatgcaaaagattttataaaaaattcccattttttttatttttgaatgcaaattttttttcttcataactttttaattttttctcaaaattttgtcTTTCCAATTTTTAATTCTCATCAGAACTTTTTCCACCTGTCCAAAAATTTTCTTGAAatatttttccaaaatttttttgtcaaaaaagacaaaaaaataCTAGCAAAGGAAAGAAATGTTGTTCGAAGATCGACAGTAGGGAAAGTCTCCCTGCGGTTGCCTGTAAATTAGCACACCCCCTTTTGAACCGTGTCGAGTCTTGTATTGTGTTGCATCATAAGCCCCCGTTGCCCCCCAACCATAGGATGCCTCTTTCTGCTATATAAAACTCAATAGTTGTCGTCACATTAGGGTTTGAGTTTTGTTGAGTTCTAATTTTCCATTGAGAAACAGATATCGTTCATTAACTTTGACGTCGACTCCTTTTTGCATGAATCAGGGGCTGTCCTTGTTCTACACCATTGTGGCCATTAGTCCTTTTGTGAACTAATTCATCTTTGCTTCGTATACATCTACAATTTCAGATTATGTGTTTATCTTTTCTTACTTGTGTTCTTTGACTCGCTTGTACTAAAAGTCTTCTttgcgaggtcaatcaagttgtgatGGGTTGATAACCAACAGAGCAGTGGTGTAATGGTTGCAGGACTTCGAATCACGTCTGATTAGAAACCGGATTGCCAACGTCGAGTCTCCACCAATCGAAACTAATATACATATCGGAAGATCAGGCCAGTTGTATCAGGATTCAGGTTAACTGTGAGGTATGTTATTGTGTTCCCCTTTAGATTTATCTCGTTCCTTTACCTCGAGTCCACAAAAAGCTCAAAAAAGATACATTGTCCGCTATCCTATATATGTTTTAGCCTCACAATTTCGTTTTAGATTCACTTTGTTGAGTTTGTGTCCGTGGTCAAGTCTTGCTGGTTAGTGTGTTCGTAGTCGTAGTTCAATCGCCCGTCGCTGTTTGTTTCCTCCGCTGTCCCATCCACGTTTACCCCAACAAGTCAAGCCATCACATTACTTGACTTGCCCCGCTAGCCGCCTTGTGTAAACTCTCGCCACGCAAACCCTAGATAGGTTGCAAGTTGCCTTGTGTGTTTCGCCTTGCATCATAGCCTGTATTGATTGATCTGGCTATACCTATTGTTGCATATACCCAGAAATGTTTGCCCTTGGTTTCTTGCTGTGATACTTTGCTCAGTTGTGACCAGTGTTGGGAGGATAGGAACGCTTTGCCCTAGCCGCGCTGATGTGTTTTGCCCAGTTTTCGCCCTCTAAGACCCCTAAATCAGAGGTCATTTCTTAAAGCAGACATAACTTTTTTGCTCATAACACAGATTgaggtgatttttttttaaattagataGAATTAAATTTCGCATTCGAATCTCCTCGGCCTGCTTTGCTGTGCTATCCATTCTCAGAATTTCAAAATTTGCTTTCTAAGAGGGAGAACTCAAGCTTCAAAGTTTATGCACGTTTTTTTAGAAAACATGCCTGATTTTCTATGCACCGCATTACATCTTACCTTTGTTTGGGTTAAAAACTTTTCTGGTTCCCTCTCGTGCGATCCCTGTTCaaagaaaatataaaaaaaatatttgaaaaaaataaaaagtaaaAAATGACCAGAGGAAAatcaaggaaaatagaaaaacaattgCATGAGTTGTTGGTTGCTTGTTCTTTGAGTTTTGTCCATCGCCTTTTGTTCCAACTTTAATTGTTGTGCGACGTTCAGGGACACCTCTTAGCTACCAACAGTTACTTATACTTTGGATACTTATTGAACTTTGTTAATTTGCTTGCGATTATTGCTAATTCCTTGCTATCATATTGTGCCTATCCAAGCTACACATATACCTCTGAGCTGCATAGGCTTGACAAGCCGTCCTGTTAGCTTTGATACGAACACTTACAAGGCGGTGGTAAGCCACTTGAGATATTGCATTCAACCTTCACCTCCACCCAGCAGTTGTTAGTTGATAGAGATAATACTTTGATGTTATCTTTTGCCATCTTCTCATCATGTCGGGGACAGGAGGAGAGACCCCTTTAGACTTCAATAAGTAGGTGTCCAAGGATGAGTTTACATGGCTTCTTATGACCAGCACACCTACATgaatgtgaaatttgatgaattgAACGATCTGTTGATTATGCAATAATTGATAGTATAAAAGTTATTATATTACTTTGTAATTAGATTAAGGGCCTAAATTACAATTCGACACAGGGCTCACATATTTTGCTGGAGGGCCCATTGATGATATGGCAACACAGGCACCGCCCATAG contains:
- the LOC120707131 gene encoding DNA replication licensing factor MCM4-like, producing the protein MASNGGGSSPPPASSPDARPSSPLPVTNSSPTQSTRRSGGRRRRGSASPYASSPSLGGFETPPHPGRRTPSGGGAGAARQQRQNWTGRFPLTPSTPMSTDDIPPSSDAGEDETDGGGAGVDATPVFVWGTNISVQDVNAAILRFLRHFRDPRDAGRVDPVMDEGKYMRAIHRILELQGAESLDVDAHDVFDHDPDLYNKMVRYPLEVLAIFDIVLMDLVARIEPLFEKHIQTRIYNLKSSICLRNLNPSDIEKMVSIKGMIIRCSSVIPELKEAVFRCLVCGFYSEPVMVDRGRVTEPHICQKEQCKATNSMTLVHNRCRFADKQIIKLQETPDEIPEGGTPHTVSVLMHDKLVDAGKPGDRVEITGIYRAMSIRVGPAQRTVKSIFKTYIDCLHIKKTDKSRLHVEDNMDIDNADANKSTNKSTKEDFLSDKVEKLKELSKLPDIYDRLTRSLAPNIWELDDVKRGLLCQLFGGNPLRLPSGASFRGDINILLVGDPGTSKSQLLQYMHKLSPRGIYTSGRGSSAVGLTAYVTKDPETGETVLESGALVLSDKGVCCIDEFDKMSDNARSMLHEVMEQQTVSIAKAGIIASLNARTSVLACANPTESRYNPRLSVIDNIHLAPTLLSRFDLIYLILDKADEQTDRRLAKHIVSLHFENPNLEELEVLDLPTLVAYISYARKYIQPQLSDEAAEELTRGYVEMRKRGNTPGSRKKVITATARQIESLIRLSEALARMRFSEVVEVRDVVEAFRLLEVAMQQSATDHATGTIDMDLIMTGISASERQRRENLVAATRNLIMEKMQLGGPSMRMAELLEEMRKQSSMEINLHDLRSALGTLMTEGAVVIHGDNVKRV